A region from the Triticum urartu cultivar G1812 chromosome 1, Tu2.1, whole genome shotgun sequence genome encodes:
- the LOC125528009 gene encoding E3 ubiquitin-protein ligase MARCHF2-like has translation MADHFAVMAGRLLTASTVQSAIDEASSAASSSAPTCREKAVVVEDGGGRPKSGVLVECRICQEDGDETCMEAPCSCKGSLKYAHRTCVQRWCDEKGDTICEICLQQFTPNYKAPSKLFQQGRNSIFFRTPAYIQAQARSSSTSTSYEYDRQASTPKAVICCRIIAITLMLLLVLHDAISVYLGDQGVYTVALVTLLMLRTAGIVIPVYIILVAVTEVLYRRSEWRAMHGQVSEPEATGSTQPVPIPPQQQRVVITIQ, from the exons ATGGCGGACCATTTCGCGGTGATGGCGGGCCGGCTGCTCACGGCGTCCACGGTGCAGTCTGCCATCGACGAGGCCTCCAGTGCTGCTTCGTCTTCGGCGCCGACGTGTCGTGAAAAGGCCGTCGTCGTTGAAGATGGTGGCGGCAGGCCGAAGAGTGGCGTGCTGGTGGAATGCAGGATCTGCCAGGAGGACGGCGACGAGACATGCATGGAGGCCCCTTGCTCCTGCAAGGGCAGCTTGAAG TATGCTCACCGGACATGCGTCCAGAGGTGGTGCGACGAGAAGGGGGACACCATATGTGAGATATGCTTGCAG CAATTCACACCAAACTACAAGGCTCCTTCCAAGTTGTTTCAGCAGGGAAGAAACTCCATTTTCTTCAG AACCCCTGCGTACATCCAAGCACAGGCCCGGAGCTCTTCCACATCGACAAGCTACGAGTACGATCGCCAAGCTTCCACCCCAAAGGCTGTAATCTGTTGCCGCATAATTGCTATAACT CTGATGCTTCTCCTGGTGCTCCATGACGCCATCTCGGTCTACCTCGGCGATCAAGGCGTCTACACCGTCGCTCTTGTCACC CTGCTGATGCTTAGAACTGCTGGAATTGTGATACCGGTCTACATCATCTTGGTCGCGGTGACCGAAGTGCTTTATCGACGCAGCGAGTGGCGG GCTATGCATGGTCAGGTTTCAGAACCAGAAGCCACAGGGAGCACGCAGCCGGTGCCAATTCCGCCGCAGCAACAGCGTGTGGTTATCACCATCCAGTAG